From the genome of Triticum aestivum cultivar Chinese Spring chromosome 3B, IWGSC CS RefSeq v2.1, whole genome shotgun sequence, one region includes:
- the LOC123064697 gene encoding uncharacterized protein At2g39795, mitochondrial-like isoform X1: MALLAAARRASAVIRPRVAAATFSSTKRSSSSFSVCALRAKVDSCRDEATVHRTNATPLRAHAESVNATIHDWEVIDVIDSVMRSRDSGLVDGIPSDFPFEILKEEGLKDITLTRSLKGEQIEVVVSMLKPDGDEEESSDSRYTSDEDEGDSSMPLMVTVSKADGSNLKFTCTAYPDNGNIFIDTLSVRLPPSGAMGHEEDDRGFSSELDETLQEARSELDDNLQETFRKYLELRGVTPMNMKLLHQYLISKDILCNQLWLTKLRDFVKKD; encoded by the exons ATGGCCctcctcgccgccgctcgccgcgccTCCGCCGTGATCCGTCCTAGGGTCGCGGCTGCGACCTTCTCCTCGACAaagcggagctcctcctccttctccgtctGTGCCCTCCGCGCCAAGGTGGACTCCTGCCGCGACGAGGCCACCGTGCACCGCACCAACGCTACCCCCCTCCGCGCCCACGCCGAATCTGTCAACGCCACCATCCACGACTGGGAGGTCATCGACGTCATCGACTCCGTGATGCGGTCCCGCGACAGTGGCCTG GTTGACGGGATTCCTAGTGACTTCCCATTCGAAATCCTCAAAGAGGAGGGGCTTAAAGACATAACTCTTACAAGAAGTTTGAAGGGTGAGCAGATTGAGGTCGTGGTTTCCATGCTCAAACCAGACGGGGACGAGGAGGAATCCTCCGATTCTAGGTATACATCGGATGAAGACGAAGGGGACAGTAGCATGCCTCTCATGGTCACGGTTTCCAAGGCCGATGGATCAAACCTTAAATTCACCTGCACTGCCTATCCTGACAATGGCAACATCTTCATCGATACCTTGTCCGTGAGACTCCCACCATCAGGGGCCATGGGACATGAGGAAGATGATCGTGGTTTCAG cagtgagctggatgagacCCTGCAGGAGGCACGCAGTGAGCTGGATGACAACCTACAGGAGACATTCCGCAAGTATCTGGAGCTGCGTGGGGTCACTCCCATGAACATGAAGTTGTTGCACCAGTACTTGATCAGCAAGGACATACTCTGCAATCAACTATGGCTGACCAAGCTGCGGGATTTCGTCAAGAAAGATTGA
- the LOC123064697 gene encoding uncharacterized protein At2g39795, mitochondrial-like isoform X2 gives MALLAAARRASAVIRPRVAAATFSSTKRSSSSFSVCALRAKVDSCRDEATVHRTNATPLRAHAESVNATIHDWEVIDVIDSVMRSRDSGLVDGIPSDFPFEILKEEGLKDITLTRSLKGEQIEVVVSMLKPDGDEEESSDSRYTSDEDEGDSSMPLMVTVSKADGSNLKFTCTAYPDNGNIFIDTLSVRLPPSGAMGHEEDDRGFSELDETLQEARSELDDNLQETFRKYLELRGVTPMNMKLLHQYLISKDILCNQLWLTKLRDFVKKD, from the exons ATGGCCctcctcgccgccgctcgccgcgccTCCGCCGTGATCCGTCCTAGGGTCGCGGCTGCGACCTTCTCCTCGACAaagcggagctcctcctccttctccgtctGTGCCCTCCGCGCCAAGGTGGACTCCTGCCGCGACGAGGCCACCGTGCACCGCACCAACGCTACCCCCCTCCGCGCCCACGCCGAATCTGTCAACGCCACCATCCACGACTGGGAGGTCATCGACGTCATCGACTCCGTGATGCGGTCCCGCGACAGTGGCCTG GTTGACGGGATTCCTAGTGACTTCCCATTCGAAATCCTCAAAGAGGAGGGGCTTAAAGACATAACTCTTACAAGAAGTTTGAAGGGTGAGCAGATTGAGGTCGTGGTTTCCATGCTCAAACCAGACGGGGACGAGGAGGAATCCTCCGATTCTAGGTATACATCGGATGAAGACGAAGGGGACAGTAGCATGCCTCTCATGGTCACGGTTTCCAAGGCCGATGGATCAAACCTTAAATTCACCTGCACTGCCTATCCTGACAATGGCAACATCTTCATCGATACCTTGTCCGTGAGACTCCCACCATCAGGGGCCATGGGACATGAGGAAGATGATCGTGGTTTCAG tgagctggatgagacCCTGCAGGAGGCACGCAGTGAGCTGGATGACAACCTACAGGAGACATTCCGCAAGTATCTGGAGCTGCGTGGGGTCACTCCCATGAACATGAAGTTGTTGCACCAGTACTTGATCAGCAAGGACATACTCTGCAATCAACTATGGCTGACCAAGCTGCGGGATTTCGTCAAGAAAGATTGA